From Nicotiana tabacum cultivar K326 chromosome 15, ASM71507v2, whole genome shotgun sequence, the proteins below share one genomic window:
- the LOC107789681 gene encoding tyramine N-feruloyltransferase 10/30, which produces MATTNNKNLTITEKVYVRVRLANEADISHIYKLFYQIHEYHNYTHLYKATESSLCDLLFKANPNPLFYGPSVLLLEVSPTPFENTKKDEKFKPVLKTFDLRATVEDKEAEEFKSKSCGDEKEDVFIAGYAFFYANYSCFYDKAGIYFESLYFRESYRKLGMGGLLFGTVASIAANNGFASVEGIVAVWNKKSYDFYVNMGVEIFDEFRYGKLVGDALQKYADKEKV; this is translated from the coding sequence ATGGCTACAACTAATAACAAAAACCTCACTATTACTGAAAAAGTTTATGTTAGAGTTCGTCTTGCAAATGAAGCTGATATTTCCCATATATACAAACTCTTTTACCAAATTCATGAATATCACAATTACACTCATCTCTACAAAGCCACTGAATCTTCACTTTGTGATCTTCTTTTTAAAGCAAACCCTAATCCTCTCTTTTATGGACCATCAGTACTTTTACTCGAAGTTTCACCAACCCcttttgaaaataccaaaaaagatgaaaaattcaAGCCAGTTTTGAAAACATTTGATCTTAGAGCAACAGTTGAGGACAAAGAAGCTGAGGAATTTAAGTCCAAATCATGTGGAGATGAAAAGGAAGATGTTTTTATTGCTGGATACGCGTTTTTTTACGCgaattattcgtgcttttatgATAAAGCTGGGATTTATTTTGAGAGTCTTTATTTTAGGGAGAGTTATAGGAAGTTAGGAATGGGAGGTTTGTTGTTTGGAACTGTTGCTTCTATTGCTGCAAATAATGGGTTTGCTTCAGTTGAAGGAATTGTGGCTGTTTGGAACAAGAAATCTTATGATTTTTATGTTAATATGGGAGTTGAAATATTTGATGAATTTAGGTATGGGAAGTTGGTTGGTGATGCTCTACAAAAATATGCTGACAAGGAGAAGGTTTAA